The genomic region ATTAGCCAATAATTCTAAAGCCAGTTGTTATATTAATGTGTGTTCACAAAGTCcccttcccagcctttcctgAATTAAGATGGGAACTGGGATAGCTTGTTCCAATGGTGTCAAGATGACAAAACAGGaccagttttcttttaaaaaccctGAGAAAATCCTTGGGATACTCACAGATCGTGGCCGGTGATCCTTCCTGGATCCTGTGGAGGAAATGTGACACTGAGGTAAAGCAGCCAATAAAATTGGAATTAAAATTCAGGTTAGTCTTTATCAATGATCTGCAGAAAGGTGACTCCTCCCAGGCCCAGTCCATCTCAGAGATCCCAGTGACAGATCCATGGTCACTTGGTCTGGGTGTTCCACCCAGGATGGATTTTGCCCCCACCTGTTCTCCTCCTCCTCGAGGAGTGATCGATACATGGCGATCTCAATGTCCAGGCCCAGCTTCACGTTCAGGAGCTCCTGGTAATCACGGACAAGCTGAGAAAGATCATCCTTGGCCTGTTGGAGGGCGctttccagctcctggagctttTCCTGGCCATCTCTGATGGCCGAGCTCCCACGGTGCTCAGCATCTTTAATGGAGTCCTGGAGGCTGGAATTCTGCAGAGGGAACAAAGGGAATATGACCATATCCCATCTGTGAGAGGATTTTATCATAGCATCATGGAATATCCATAGTCAGGAGGGAACCACAGTAATCTTCAAGTCTAGCTCCtagcccagcacaggaaaaccTCCAAATCCCATAATTTTCATGCTCTCCTAGCATTCCTTGGAAATCAAAAGACTTTCCTCAGTAGCAGAACACTGAAAATACATTAGACTGATTAAATCAACACAATTGAACCCCAATATACATCCCTAAAATCTAAATCTGCTTCATTTAGAAGAGGAAACTTCACCCCTAAGTTTGCCTCTAAATGACTGGCTGCCCCATAATGCACTGAGATCCCATGGAAAAGGGGCTTAAACCATTTAGTCCTGCTGGAAAGTATCAGCTTTACCCTTTTCCTTGTGATTTCAATTTCTGGTTGGAGTCTTTGGATCTGCCTGGCAAGTTCCTGGATTTCCTGGTGACTGTTCCGCAGCTGCTCTCGTTGATTCACCCACATGTTCTGCAGGTCCTGGTACTAAAGGGAAGAGACACAACacatttttggtttcttttccaaCTAGGAGATCTGTGTTCCTGTTTCCCAGGTGTCCACTCACCCTGCCCCTGTACATGGCATCCACTTCAGCTGTGCTCCTGTGAGCAATCCTTTCATATTCCTGCCTGACCTCCTCAATGATTCCATCCATGTTCAGGTCCCTGTGGTTGTCCATGGACAGAATAACATCCGTGTTCCCAACTACCGtttgcagctgggacagctcctgcaTAGAAAATCAGGTTAGGGATCTTTACAGTCCTTGTGGTCCGTCCAGGCCTTTATGAGGAAAAATAGGATCTTGTGGTCAATTTCCCAACGGAATTTCTTTACCTGCAGCACCCCAGTACCACTGTACCCCACCACTTGTAATTTTCAAGGTCGCACCGGACCCCTTTTCACTCACAAAAGACCAAGGATAATTAATTTTCCAAGCCAAAAAATCCCATCCAAGCAAAATTTCTGTGAATCTCCAGAAGGTGTGTCCTTCAAGACTAGAGGGTAAGATTTTAATCACTCACAGCTTCATATAAACACCGGAGGaactccagctcctgcctcaggaTATCCACTCGGACATCAAACTCCATTTTTCCCATGTAGGCACTGTCCAATTCCtgtaagaaaaccaaaaatcattggaatatttgcattttgttgaTCCAAATGCCCCACTGATGTGCAATTCTTGGATATTTTTATAAAGCCTTCATTCCTGGGATCAAATAATGGCATAGAGATCTCagatttcatttgaaaagcTATGGGAACAAAGAGAAAgtgtttaagagaaaaattggCTGAGAAATGAGTGCCACAACTGCAGCAATAAATCTGTTCCTGGGGAACATGAGAAATGGTAAAACACCATTTTTATTCATACTTCTAGTAAAAAGTTGCCtacattttctcttctcagaTAGTTTTATTCTTCTAAACCATCTACAGACATTATTTAACATAATAACAACATTCCACCTGGATTGGAGTTGAATGAATAGGGAAAAACCATCATTTTTAAGATATTTGTCCTGAAAAGGAATAATTCATTCTCTAGAGGAAGTAATCCCTCCTCAGTCTCCTTGTTGTTTTCAGTTACATTGGTTAAAATTAGACAAAGCCAAGCAAAAGCTTCAGCTTTTGAGAACCTTGGCAACCACTCagatattgttttatttccaaggCTTTGATTTTGCTCAGGGTCTCAGGTTAATTCACCTTTTTAAGCTCCACGAACTCCTCCTCCTTGGATGTGCGTTTGTTGATCTCATCCTCAAATCTGGGCAACAGAAGGAGATAGATTATTATCTATTACCTATTATCTATTATTAATTAATCTATTTAATTTATCTATCCATTATCTTTAATTATTGATCTTAATTTTCAAATCAAGTGGACCAGTAAACAACAGAATCACCCAAAGACTGAACATGTTgggttttcattttcctttaattgcAATTTCTGGCAAGTGCAAACCCTCTGCAAAAAATGGGGTCAATACAGATTGGTCCTAAATTTAATAATTCTGAACAAAACTTTCCATTTCTCAGAGTTGTAGACAAACATAAATTATCTAAGCCAGAAAAGGTGACAACTCTTTCCAACTTGACCCCAAGCTCCGCTCTATCCCTCCCCACCAGGGCTTCACAAGTGGAATCTTGGGCCACTCACTTCTAGCGcggagaaagaagagaaggggTCTGGGAAGGAAAGATGATGGGAGAGATCATCACAAACTTTgattttcctctcatttttggGAGTTCGATCCTTACCAAACTCTTCAAAACTCAAAGTCAAGCCCCATAAtgcacctgcagcagagcagagctaaTAAACTCCAAACTCCTGCAGATGCAAGGCTGATCTTTGCCATCCAAGGGCACAATGAGCATCAGCTGGGAAAATCCCTGCACCTCTTTTCCCAGATTTGTGACTATTCACCTGTTTTTATAATCCTCAACAAGCTGGAGCATGTTGTAGGCTTCAggatccagctgctccttctggcTCTGGAGTGTCTCGAGCTGCCGCTGCAGGTTGGTGACATAGGACTGGAAGAAGTTGTTGATGTTCCTGCTCTCCTCGGGGccagagctttgctgctgcagaagttCCCACTTGGCCAAGAGTGCCTGATTCTGCCGCTCCAGACCTTGCACCTGGAAGTGAAATCAGATCCAGAGGGGCAGCATGTCTCCAGTCGGCATCTCTGCcaaggagccaggctgggagagctgggggtgttcacttggagaggagaagggaaaggagatcCTGAAGCCCcctccagtgcctaaagggactgcaggagagctggagagggacttgggacaagaACCTGGAGGGAATAAataagggggaatggcttcgCACTGCTAGAGGGCAGGGATAGGTGGGATACTGGGAAAAATTCCTCCCAGAGAGGTTGGGGAGGGcctggaatggatttcccaggGGATGCttcattcctggaagtgtccaaggccaggttggatggtgATTGGAGCAGAGGGGTCTATTAGAAgttgttcctgcccatggcagaaactggatgatctttaaggtcccttccaatccaaatcaCTCCACAATTTCTAAAATATTGACCAGGTGATAACCTAGACACCTGAAAGTTTAGGAGGCAAAGAAGAGTCACAGACATGCTAATTTTTCAGGACTATGGAATCTTAAACCTCCTCAGTGTAACTAAAACCTCCTGTCTGGTGAAACAGGAAACCCTGAAGTATCCACAtaaaacagagagaagcagagacagAGATGCCTCCCAGATACCACTGGAAGAGCTTTCGTGGCTGGTTTGAGtagaagcagaagagaagacAAAACTGGAAAGATGGAAAGTCATTAAAGAGCTGAAGATGGACCACCTAGTAGAGGGCAGGGCTTCCAAACCAAGAAGTGATTTGTTTAATAATTCAGAGAAACTGAATTCACTTGCAATTTCTGGCAAGTGCAAACCTCTGCAAGAAGAGGCACTAGAATAGCCTGCTCTTGCAAAGTTTGGCTttgcttgagaaaaaaatactaactCATCAAGATGTCCAAGTCCATCACCCATTTTTCCTGCTGGCATCAACAACCTCCAGGCACTGGAATATAGCAATATATATTTCCAGAAACCCCTTTCCTCAAAAGATGAGTGAGTCTATATGCCGGTGACATCCTGACAGTTCATTGTCCTGCCACAGAAGATGATTCCAAGATCTTTATCCCAAGGCAAAAAGTGATTCACACAGCAGCATTTACAGCGACCCATTGTGAGctccacagcagcctgtgaGAATTCAGCCATTGGTAGGATTTTTGTGGGAGAAGCTGAAACGTGAGAGTGTCCCTGTGACTCACCTTATACCTCCCCCTTCCCAGATAACAGCACAGAGACCAGAGCTCACCTTCTCGATGAATGATGCAAATTTGTTGTTGAGAGCTTTGATCTGCTCCCTCTCATCTGAGCGCACTCGCTGGAATTCAGGGTCCACCTGGAGCTGTATTGGCCTCAGCAGGTTGGTGTTGACATGGACCTCCTCAATGCCTCGGAGAACTCCAGCCTGTCCCAATCCCTGTCCAACCCCTTGTTCCCCTACTCCAAGGCCCCCTCTGAGCACCTCCCTGCCTGAGCCTCCTCTGTAGGTGCCACCAAGCCCTGTTGCATCACTCTGAAAACCTCCCACAAAATATCCTCTTCCACCAATGCCCCTCTCAGGTTGTCTCCAGCCACCAAACCCAAGGCATCTCCCATATCTTACTCCTTCTCCTCCGTAGCTTCCACCAGTATAGACATTCCTGAACCCTCCAAGGTTGTggaggctcctgctgccatACCCATGCCCAAACCCTCCAAATCTCCCGTCTCCACCACCCAAGGTCCCGCAGTGAGCGGAAGAAGAGCTGAAATTCCCATCCCCATATCTGGAGAAATATCGTCTCATGGCAGCACTTCCAGGAGGGAGAGCCAATGCAGGAGGTGGTgaaacaggaggagaaatgaGAATGAAGGATCCTCAGCTACTCTGGAGGAGTATGGAAGTTCTCCTTTATACGTTCTGGAAGAGCTTGTCTCCATTCCGTGTTAATTAGCAGGTCTCTAATGTTATTGGGTTTGGTTCATCAGCCAGCAATTAATGGCTGCCCGGAGAGGTCAAATAAACACCAACACCAGTGGGGCAGTTGTGaaattccccaaatcctgcctgacTCATGAGCTTTGCTGACAGATCTCCTTATCTCATTAGCTTCCATCCGTAATTACAGTTACCCCTGCTCATCCCCAGAGCTCGTTCTCTCCCATATTTCCCCACCTCTTTTGGTATTTCAAGGCCATCaaagaagtttttttctgttcaagagagagggggaaatatgggaaatggatttgcagagaattctcaaagcctgacagacAGCTCACATAAGTCTGTATCTGTGTGCAAACTTTGAGATagaaaatgctgacttagaaattCCACAgaataggacagacattgttgagaaagaaatgaaactggaaaaaagtttcaaattATGGCATTGCAAATAGGACTAGATACTTTGTAGAAATAGAATTATGAAAGGTGCATTGTAGTAGGACCCATGAGGGGCAATTTTAGatgattggctttaaggcattaacagcattgcgtggc from Sylvia atricapilla isolate bSylAtr1 chromosome 29, bSylAtr1.pri, whole genome shotgun sequence harbors:
- the LOC136372699 gene encoding keratin, type II cytoskeletal 1-like, with amino-acid sequence MAAGASTTLEGSGMSILVEATEEKEGGSGREVLRGGLGVGEQGVGQGLGQAGVLRGIEEVHVNTNLLRPIQLQVDPEFQRVRSDEREQIKALNNKFASFIEKVQGLERQNQALLAKWELLQQQSSGPEESRNINNFFQSYVTNLQRQLETLQSQKEQLDPEAYNMLQLVEDYKNRFEDEINKRTSKEEEFVELKKELDSAYMGKMEFDVRVDILRQELEFLRCLYEAELSQLQTVVGNTDVILSMDNHRDLNMDGIIEEYQDLQNMWVNQREQLRNSHQEIQELARQIQRLQPEIEITRKRNSSLQDSIKDAEHRGSSAIRDGQEKLQELESALQQAKDDLSQLVRDYQELLNVKLGLDIEIAMYRSLLEEEENRCH